Proteins from a genomic interval of Lycium ferocissimum isolate CSIRO_LF1 chromosome 2, AGI_CSIRO_Lferr_CH_V1, whole genome shotgun sequence:
- the LOC132037766 gene encoding paired amphipathic helix protein Sin3-like 2 isoform X2: protein MKRLRDDVYANPPFKRPFTSSRGESYGQSQLPGSGAGGGGSGSGGGGGTGEGGAGASVSTQKLTTNDALSYLKEVKDMFQDQREKYDLFLDVMKDFKAQRIDTAGVIARVKDLFKGHPNLILGFNTFLPKGFEITLTDEEQAPQKKTVEFEEAISFVNKIKKRFQNDDHVYKSFLDILNMYRKEHKGITEVYQEVAALFEDHPDLLDEFTRFLPDTSGTASATQTSFGRPSFNRYDERSSAIPLLRQPHMDKQRFRRDRIISSHAERDPSVERPEMDDDKTMVKLHKEQKRRAEKENRDRRSRDQDYREPDNENNGDLGMHRIADKRKSGRKVEEFGGTYDDKDGVKNIYSQEFTFCERVKERLRSPTDYQAFLKCLHIYSTEIITRKELQSLVADLLGKFPDLMEGFNEFLERCERIDGFLAGVMSKKSLWNEGHTSKSVKEEEKDKEQKREIDGKEKDRYKEKYWGKSIQELDLSNCQSCTPSYRLLPEDYPIPTASQRSELGAQVLNDHWVSVTSGSEDYSFKHMRRNQYEESLFRCEDDRFELDMLLESVSSTTKRAEELLNALNDNSVGVDGPTRIEEHFTALNLRCVERIYGDHGLDVMDILRRNPSLALPVVLTRLKQKQEEWTKCRSDFNKVWAEIYAKNHYKSLDHRSFYFKQQDSKDLSTKSLLAEIKEIKDKKQKEDDMILAIAAGSRHPISPHLDFEFADPEVHEDLYKLIKYSCEEVCSTEEQLNKVLRLWTTFLEPIFGVTYRLHGSETPDDDVLSKHHGLKNNGTSIGESDGSPSADATTTKSKQSKVVCNGDANSSPQRVNSSRTSFTNTDAHPKEDGLAAAGEHLISSDAATALGADNVCARLESTSGRSTRPGNGTAEDGQGAKSNTDNIPTSECDTSRSLPLVNGGFAEGSRINGYNADSVDPSKHEKEEGELSPNGDFEEDIFGFRDGASRNGSMQYQSSGAEVVGRQDAAGDNDADADDEDSENVSETGEDVSGSESAADECSREEHEEEDDGEHDELNGKVESEGEAEGTSEANFVGGDGTVCQMSERFLLTSKPLAKHVASPQFGGVKSDLQVFYGNDDFYVLYRLHQILYARLLSAKRNAASSESKWRTGKDTGSDPYARFMSALYSLLDGSADNAKFEDECRSIIGNQSYVLFTMDKLIYKLVKQLQTVSSDELDGKLLQLYEYEKSRKPEKYVDSVYYENAHVLLHEENIYRFNCTSSPTRLSIQLMDDGSEKSEVVAVYIDPSFAGYLHNDYLSVEHGKKESSAVMLKRNKRKRTDHDVPSALCMVMENIILVNGLECKMASNSSKISYVLDTEDFFYRLGRKRRNISAGRLSCHGQARVERFQRVLTSSL from the exons ATGAAGCGATTAAGGGATGATGTTTATGCTAATCCTCCATTTAAACGCCCATTTACTTCTTCTCGTGGAGAATC ATACGGCCAATCACAGCTTCCTGGAAGTGGCGCTGGTGGAGGAGGCAGTGGCAGCGGAGGCGGCGGCGGCACTGGTGAAGGGGGTGCTGGTGCCAGTGTTAGTACCCAAAAGTTGACAACTAATGATGCATTATCTTATTTAAAGGAAGTTAAGGACATGTTTCAAGACCAAAGGGAGAAATATGACTTGTTCCTTGATGTTATGAAAGACTTTAAGGCTCAAAG AATTGACACTGCGGGTGTCATAGCAAGAGTCAAAGACTTGTTTAAAGGCCATCCAAATTTGATCCTTGGCTTCAATACTTTCTTGCCCAAGGGCTTTGAGATAACCCTCACTGATGAAGAGCAGGCTCCTCAAAAGAAAACAGTTGAGTTTGAAGAAGCAATCAGCTTTGTGAACAAAATAAAG AAACGTTTCCAAAATGATGATCATGTGTACAAGTCTTTCCTCGACATTTTGAACATGTATAGGAAGGAACACAAGGGCATCACTGAGGTGTACCAGGAG GTTGCAGCTCTTTTCGAAGACCACCCAGATTTGCTGGATGAGTTCACGAGATTCTTGCCAGATACTTCAGGTACTGCATCAGCAACACAAACGTCGTTTGGCCGCCCTTCCTTCAATCGTTATGATGAGAGGAGCTCTGCTATTCCCTTGCTTCGGCAACCACACATGGACAAA CAACGTTTCCGCCGGGATAGGATTATCAGTTCTCATGCAGAACGTGATCCTAGTGTTGAGCGCCCTGAGATGGATGATGATAAAACAATGGTGAAGTTGCATAAAGAGCAAAAGAGGCGTGCTGAAAAAGAGAACAGGGACCGCAGAAGTCGCGATCAGGATTACAGAGAACCTGATAATGAGAATAATGGAGATTTAGGCATGCACCGCATTGCTGATAAAAGGAAATCTGGTCGGAAGGTTGAAGAATTTGGAGGCACTTACGATGATAAAGATGGTGTGAAAA ATATTTATAGCCAAGAGTTCACTTTCTGTGAAAGAGTAAAGGAGAGACTACGCAGTCCAACTGATTACCAGGCATTCTTAAAGTGCCTCCATATTTATAGTACAGAAATAATTACAAGAAAGGAGTTACAGAGTTTG GTTGCTGATTTACTAGGAAAATTCCCTGATCTTATGGAGGGGTTCAATGAATTTTTGGAGCGCTGTGAACGAATCG ATGGATTTCTCGCAGGTGTTATGAGCAAAA AATCTTTGTGGAATGAAGGGCATACATCAAAGTCAGTGAAGGAGGAGGAGAAAGACAAAGAACAGAAGCGTGAAATTGATGGTAAAGAAAAGGACCGGTACAAGGAGAAATACTGGGGAAAGTCCATTCAAGAGCTTGACCTTTCAAACTGTCAGAGCTGCACACCCAGTTATCGACTTCTTCCTGAAGAT TATCCGATACCTACAGCGAGCCAAAGGTCAGAACTTGGGGCTCAAGTATTGAATGATCACTGGGTATCTGTGACCTCAGGAAGTGAGGACTACTCATTCAAGCACATGCGTAGAAACCAGTATGAAGAAAGCCTGTTTCGATGCGAAGATGATAG GTTTGAGCTAGACATGCTTTTGGAGTCAGTGAGTTCAACCACTAAGCGTGCAGAAGAGTTGTTGAATGCCCTTAATGATAATTCAGTTGGTGTGGATGGTCCCACCCGTATTGAAGAACACTTCACAG CATTGAACTTAAGGTGCGTTGAACGTATCTATGGTGACCACGGACTGGATGTGATGGACATTTTGCGGAGAAACCCATCTCTTGCGCTGCCTGTTGTGTTAACCCGCTTGAAGCAGAAACAGGAGGAGTGGACGAAATGTCGCTCAGACTTCAACAAAGTTTGGGCTGAAATTTATGCTAAGAACCATTACAAGTCGCTTGACCACCGAAGTTTCTATTTCAAgcaacaagattcaaaggaccTTAGCACAAAAT CCTTACTGGCGGAGATCAAAGAAATTAAGGATAAAAAGCAGAAAGAAGATGACATGATTCTTGCTATTGCTGCTGGTAGTAGACATCCAATAAGTCCTCATCTTGATTTTGAATTTGCTGATCCTGAAGTTCATGAAGACTTGTACAAACTTATCAAGTATTCTTGCGAAGAGGTTTGTTCCACAGAGGAGCAATTAAATAAAGTACTGAGGTTATGGACCACCTTTCTTGAGCCAATCTTTGGTGTTACTTATCGTCTTCATGGCTCTGAGACTCCTGATGATGATGTCTTGTCGAAGCATCATGGTTTGAAGAACAATGGAACTAGCATTGGCGAAAGTGATGGAAGTCCTAGTGCAGATGCTACCACTACTAAGTCTAAGCAATCGAAAGTTGTCTGCAATGGAGATGCTAATTCCTCTCCTCAACGAGTAAATTCTTCCAGGACAAGCTTCACAAATACAGATGCTCACCCCAAGGAAGATGGATTAGCGGCAGCTGGTGAACACTTAATTAGTTCTGATGCAGCTACTGCCCTCGGAGCAGATAATGTTTGTGCAAGATTGGAAAGTACTTCAG GGCGCAGTACACGACCTGGTAATGGCACTGCTGAGGATGGCCAAGGAGCCAAGTCTAATACTGATAACATACCAACTTCTGAG TGTGACACTTCAAGATCACTTCCCTTGGTAAATGGCGGGTTTGCTGAAGGTTCTAGAATCAATGGGTATAATGCTGATTCAGTTGATCCCTCCAAACATGAGAAGGAAGAAGGTGAGCTGTCGCCTAATGGGGACTTTGAAGAGGACATTTTTGGTTTTCGAGATGGTGCCTCCCGCAATGGAAGTATGCAATATCAATCCTCGGGTGCTGAAGTTGTTGGTCGTCAGGATGCTGCTGGTGATAACGATGCAGATGCTGATGATGAAGATAGTGAAAATGTTTCTGAGACAGGAGAAGATGTTTCAGGTAGTGAGTCCGCTGCTGATGAGTGCTCTCGGGAGGAGCATGAGGAAGAAGATGATGGAGAGCATGATGAGCTTAATGGTAAAGTTGAGAGTGAAGGTGAGGCTGAGGGCACGAGTGAAGCAAACTTTGTTGGAGGTGATGGCACTGTGTGTCAAATGTCTGAACGTTTTTTGCTTACTTCGAAGCCTCTTGCTAAACATGTGGCTTCACCTCAATTTGGGGGTGTCAAGAGCGACCTGCAGGTCTTTTATGGAAATGACGATTTCTACGTGCTTTATAGGCTTCATCAG attttgtATGCAAGGTTATTATCTGCAAAGCGGAATGCAGCATCATCTGAATCAAAGTGGAGAACTGGAAAGGATACTGGCTCTGATCCCTATGCCAG ATTCATGAGTGCACTGTATAGTTTGCTAGATGGATCTGCAGATAATGCAAAGTTTGAGGATGAATGCAGATCAATCATCGGGAATCAGTCATATGTGCTATTTACTATGGACAAACTGATATATAAACTGGTTAAGCAG CTTCAAACTGTTTCAAGTGATGAGCTGGACGGCAAGCTGCTTCAGTTATACGAATATGAAAAATCACGGAAACCTGAGAAGTATGTTGATTCAGTTTATTACGAAAATGCTCATGTCCTCCTCCATGAGGAGAACATTTACCGGTTTAATTGT ACATCTTCCCCGACTCGTCTGTCCATCCAGTTGATGGATGATGGAAGTGAGAAGTCTGAAGTTGTTGCAGTTTATATAGACCCCAGTTTTGCCGGTTATCTGCATAATGATTATCTTTCTGTTGAACATGGGAAGAAAGAGTCGTCCGCAGTTATGCTAAAGAG AAACAAGAGAAAGCGCACCGACCATGACGTACCTTCTGCCCTGTGCATGGTGATGGAAAATATTATACTCGTAAATGGTTTGGAATGTAAGATGGCTTCGAATTCATCCAAG ATTTCTTATGTACTGGACACAGAGGATTTCTTTTACCGTCttggaaggaaaagaagaaacattTCTGCTGGCAGATTATCATGTCATGGCCAGGCGAGAGTAGAACGCTTTCAACGTGTTTTGACGTCCTCATTATGA